GGCTCCGACGGATACACCGTGACCGTGCGGTTCGAGTCCGTCGAGAACCTCGTGCCCAACTCCCAAGTCCTCCTCGACGACGTGGTCATCGGAACGGTCACCGACATCAGGGTCGAGGACTGGCACGCGGCCGCCGATCTGCGACTGCTCGAGTCGGTGCCCATCGCGCGGGATGCGCGATTCACCGTGGGACAGAAGACCCTGCTCGGGGCGCAGTACGTACAAGTGTCCTCCGACACCACGCAAGCAACGACTGGCGCGGCCGAATTGTTGGAGGAGGGAGACGACGTTCCGCTCGCTAGCACCGATCAGGCTCCCGGCACAGAGCAGGTGCTTGCCGGGGTCGCTCTGCTGCTCAACAACGGAGGTCTCTCCCAGATCAGCACCATCACCGATGAGCTCACCTCCGCCCTGGCTGATCGTCAGCTGGACGCCCGAAGTCTGGTCACCCGCTCCAACGAGCTCCTCGCGGTCCTTGACGAGACCCGCGGGGAGATCGTGCGCGCCCTGGACTCCCTCGAACGGCTCAGCCGAGGGTTGGTCGAGGACAGGGACGTCATCGCGCGTGCGATCGACCAGGTGGGACCCGGCCTCGCTGCACTGGAGCAGGAGCGCGCTCGTCTCGTCGACGCCGTGACGACGTCCGGGCGAGCCAGTACGCGTGCCGTCGGCGTCATCCAAGCGAGCCAGGAAGCCGTTCTCGCCAACCTGGCGGCACTCGGTCCGATCCTGAGCAACCTCGGCAAGGCAGCCACGCGCCTGCCCGAGGCTCTCAAGATCGCCATCACCATCCCCTTCCCAGCCATGACCACCGAGAAGACGCTGCGCGGCGACTACTCCAACCTCTTCGCGACCATCGCCGTCACCGGCGGCGGTTTGGCTGATCTGTTGCTCGGGACGGGGCAACTGCCGGCGATGCAGTCTGGTGATCCGCTCCTCGACCCTCTGCAGACGCAGGGCCAGGACGCCGGTGGTTCGGGCAACGCGACGTCGAACGGCGGTAAGGGTCAGCAGGGACAGCCTGCCCAAGAGGATGACGACGAGTCCGGAGGTCCGTGCCTGCTCGGACTGCTAGGAGACTGCTGATGGTACTCACGCCTCTGATCAAGCGGCAGCTGCGCATCTTCGCCCTGCTCACTCTCCTGGCGCTCTTCCTCGCCATGGTGGTCTACGCGCGCGTCCCGGCCATGCTCGGGGTCGGCGTGTACGAAGTGCGTGCCGAGTATCGCGATGCCAGCGGCCTCTACCCGCGAGCGCAGGTCACCTACCAAGGCGTCGAGGTCGGCAAGGTGACCGAGCTCGAGCTGGGGCAGGACGGCGCCGTCGCAGTGCTGCGGATCGATGCCGAACACGAGATCCCCTCCGATGTCGTCGCCGAGCTCCACAGCACCTCAGCCATCGGAGAGCAGTACGTCGATCTGGTGCCACCCGCCGACGAGGCAAGCCCGTCGGACGAGCCGGCGACGTTGGCCGATGGCGACGTGATCGGGGTCGAGCGGACCGTCGAGATGCCCCAGATCGCCCCGGTCCTCGAGTCGGTCAATGGTCTGCTCGACTCGGTCCCTGCTGCGCGGACGCGTCGCGTGCTGGATCAGGTCGACGATGGTCTCGCGGGCAGCGGACCCGATCTGCGTGGGCTCATCGACGACGCTGACGCCTTGTTGACCGAGGCCCAGGATCGACTTGCCGTCACCACGTCGCTCATCCGAACCGCGCAGCCGGTCCTGGCGACCCAGCAGAGCCTGCGCAACACCACCCTGAGCTACGCGCGGTCCCTGGCAGTCTTCACCGATGAGCTGGCCGGACGCGACGCCGACCTCCGGGCCTTTCTCAAGCAAGGCCCCGGGGGGCTCGACGCGGCCACTGAGCTCGTCTCGGACCTGCAACCGACGCTGCCGTTGCTCGTCACCAACCTCACGACGAACGGGGAGGTGCTTAACACCTACCTCCCGCAGATACAGGAAGGACTCGTGTACTTCCCCGTCACCGTGGCACGGCTGCAGAGCGCCATCAATCCTCGTGAGCAGTTCGGCGACGTCAACCTGGATCTGCGAGCCAACGTGAACAACCCGCCCGCATGCTCGCAGGGATACCTGCCGGCCTCCCAGCGACGAGATCCCTCCGTCGATCGGGTGCGTCAAGTCGATCTGCTCGCGCACTGCACCGTGCCGGATGCGGACCCGAAGTCAGTGCGTGGGGCTCGGCTGCTGCCGTGCCCGCAAGGTGGAGGACGAGGGCCTCTTCCCTCCTCGTGCGGCCTGACGTTCGGCAAGGCAGTGTGGCCCGAGGGCACGTCGGGTTCGCGCGGTGGCGACCTGCGGCGGGGTCTGCAGGGGGTCGCCACATCCCAGGAGTCGCTCGACCAGGGATGGCGCAGCCTCGTCCTCGGGCCGGCGAGCGTCCGGTGACCGGCGAGACCGCTCGCGCTCAATCCCGTGGCCGGTGGATCACCTCAGCATTGTTCGTGATCCTCGTCGCAGTCACGTCAGTCGCGGTCGAGCGAGGCCTCACCTGGCGGGATGCGCAGGCACAGCAGCAGGAGCAGCTCGACGCGGTCGAGGCCGCCGAAGCCGAGGTGCTGGGCCTGATCACCATCAGCGCAGCAACGACGAACGAGGATCTCGAAACCCTCATTGCGGGAGCAACCGCCTCCTTCCGCGACGACCTGCGCGCACAGGCCGACCGGCTGCGCGAGGAGGTAGTCGCCAATGAGGTCGTCGCCACCGGCGAGGTCGTGTCGTCGGGCGTCGTCGAAGTTGAGGACGACTCAGCGGTCGTGGTGGTGGCGGCCCGCGGGACGGTGGACAACCGCAACTCAGCTGCGCCAGAGCCCCGCAGCTATCGCCTGGAAGTTCGGCTCGAGCAGGTCGACGACACGTGGCTGGTCTCGTCCCTGAGGTTTGTCGCGTGAGCAGTCCAGAGGCAGCACCACAGGCCGTCGCGTCATCCGACCACCCGCGTCAAGACAGTCCCGGGCAGCCGCGCCCGTGGCGTCTTCGAGGCGGACTCGCGGTCCTGGTACTCCTCGTCGCGTCGACCGCCGGAGTCGCGCAGTGGCGTATTCAGCAGATCGGCGAGCGCGAGGCAGCGGCCGATGAGGCGCTGCAGAGCGTCCGCACGCGCCTCCCGGATCTCCTCAGCTACCGCTACGCGACTCTCGAGGACGACCTCGAGAATGCGCTGCGACAGACCACCGGTGATTTCACCGATGACTACGCCGCGCTCATCGATGAGGTCGTGCGCCCCACGGCGACCCAGCGCCGCATCGTCACGGAGGCCGTCGTCAACGCTGCGGGCGTCGTATCGGTCGACAGCGACGCCGAGGTGGTCGTCCTGGTCTTCCTGACGCAGTCCACGACCACCAAGAACACCGAGGAGCCCGCTGTCTCGGGCAGCAGGGTCGAGGTCACGATGAGACGTACGGACTCCGAGTGGCTCATCGCTGACCTGCAGACGCGTTAGCACCTCGTGGCGGCAGCCACCCGCCGTCCCTCGGAAAAGGAGTACACGTACATGGGCGTGGAGATCAAGGTCGAGCACCTGAGCAAGTCCTTCGGCAAGCAGCTGATCTGGGGTGACGTGACGCTGACCGTCCCCGCCGGCGAGATCTGCGTGATGCTCGGCCCGTCCGGCACCGGCAAGTCGGTGTTCCTCAAGACCCTCATCGGTCTGCTCAAGCCCGACCAGGGCTCGATCATCATCGAGGGCACCGACATCGCCTCCTGCTCGGAGAAGGAGCTCTACGAGATCCGCAAGCTGTTCGGCGTGCTGTTCCAGGACGGCGCGATGTTCGGCTCGATGAAC
This genomic window from Nocardioides marinus contains:
- a CDS encoding MlaD family protein; its protein translation is MSTATSRYPAATRAAAVSLLPAILATGCSLQPNENTLPGQVATGSDGYTVTVRFESVENLVPNSQVLLDDVVIGTVTDIRVEDWHAAADLRLLESVPIARDARFTVGQKTLLGAQYVQVSSDTTQATTGAAELLEEGDDVPLASTDQAPGTEQVLAGVALLLNNGGLSQISTITDELTSALADRQLDARSLVTRSNELLAVLDETRGEIVRALDSLERLSRGLVEDRDVIARAIDQVGPGLAALEQERARLVDAVTTSGRASTRAVGVIQASQEAVLANLAALGPILSNLGKAATRLPEALKIAITIPFPAMTTEKTLRGDYSNLFATIAVTGGGLADLLLGTGQLPAMQSGDPLLDPLQTQGQDAGGSGNATSNGGKGQQGQPAQEDDDESGGPCLLGLLGDC
- a CDS encoding MCE family protein; this translates as MVLTPLIKRQLRIFALLTLLALFLAMVVYARVPAMLGVGVYEVRAEYRDASGLYPRAQVTYQGVEVGKVTELELGQDGAVAVLRIDAEHEIPSDVVAELHSTSAIGEQYVDLVPPADEASPSDEPATLADGDVIGVERTVEMPQIAPVLESVNGLLDSVPAARTRRVLDQVDDGLAGSGPDLRGLIDDADALLTEAQDRLAVTTSLIRTAQPVLATQQSLRNTTLSYARSLAVFTDELAGRDADLRAFLKQGPGGLDAATELVSDLQPTLPLLVTNLTTNGEVLNTYLPQIQEGLVYFPVTVARLQSAINPREQFGDVNLDLRANVNNPPACSQGYLPASQRRDPSVDRVRQVDLLAHCTVPDADPKSVRGARLLPCPQGGGRGPLPSSCGLTFGKAVWPEGTSGSRGGDLRRGLQGVATSQESLDQGWRSLVLGPASVR